The following are encoded together in the Bradyrhizobium sp. CCGUVB1N3 genome:
- a CDS encoding CHAD domain-containing protein, which produces MARPITTPEARVKPASARNTSPARLSAGMACDTAFRIVARRHLNAVMAQHEGTCSGDPDALHQIRIALTHLRTAIRFFSPMVDDTVRPVVWTELKWLHRQLGMVRDLDVAIERIVAASGEELALIAQLQSWQEKRAESHRLLARALQSARYRRLIEQTSGWIESGPWSTRRTKEAIRLRRAQLAEHAGQRLAEWERILLKKSRKLDELGVKKRHRLRLRNKRLTYAVESLEDLFVDESLEKRKAILKQLRRAQRSLGQLNDDARGRALAKALDGEGSPVSLHFLGRKREKKLLQTAATAYRKLDKARPFRASGLTLGTEPAD; this is translated from the coding sequence ATGGCGCGACCCATCACGACACCGGAGGCCCGCGTCAAGCCGGCATCGGCACGGAACACCTCGCCGGCCCGCCTCAGTGCCGGAATGGCCTGCGATACCGCATTTCGAATCGTAGCCCGCCGTCACCTCAATGCGGTCATGGCCCAGCACGAGGGAACATGCAGCGGCGATCCCGACGCCCTGCACCAGATACGCATCGCGCTCACACATCTTCGCACCGCCATCCGTTTCTTTTCTCCCATGGTCGACGATACCGTGCGGCCTGTCGTCTGGACCGAGCTGAAATGGCTGCACAGGCAACTCGGCATGGTGCGCGATCTCGATGTCGCGATCGAGCGCATAGTTGCTGCCAGCGGCGAGGAGCTGGCCCTGATCGCGCAGCTTCAGTCGTGGCAGGAAAAGCGGGCCGAAAGCCATCGTCTTCTGGCGCGGGCGTTGCAATCGGCCCGCTATCGCCGCCTGATCGAGCAGACATCCGGCTGGATCGAGAGCGGGCCCTGGTCAACCAGACGAACCAAGGAGGCCATCAGATTGCGCCGCGCCCAGCTCGCCGAACATGCAGGCCAGCGGCTGGCGGAGTGGGAAAGGATCCTTCTGAAGAAGTCGCGCAAGCTCGACGAGCTCGGTGTGAAGAAGCGGCATCGCTTGCGGCTTCGCAACAAGCGGTTGACCTATGCGGTTGAATCCCTCGAAGACCTGTTCGTCGATGAGTCGCTTGAGAAGCGGAAGGCTATCCTCAAACAGCTGCGCCGGGCACAACGTAGCCTTGGGCAGCTCAATGACGATGCAAGAGGCCGCGCGCTTGCCAAGGCGCTCGATGGCGAGGGGTCGCCCGTCAGCCTCCACTTCCTCGGTCGCAAGCGCGAGAAGAAACTGTTGCAGACGGCGGCGACCGCCTACAGGAAGCTCGACAAGGCGAGGCCTTTTCGAGCCTCCGGATTGACGCTCGGCACGGAGCCCGCCGACTAG
- a CDS encoding bifunctional aminoglycoside phosphotransferase/ATP-binding protein, which produces MTTSHKDTSTQERIFAFLTDPTTHPGVTRIDTHAASVFLDGNRALKIKRAVRFPFLDYSTLEKRKAACEEEIRINQPLAPQIYRGVVAITEERDGSLRIGGEGPAIEFAVDMTRFDESRTLDHLAKAGPLDVQLATGIADAIAASHAVAARLEAPRWIGTIPALIDGNSAGLRRGGHVSTTEIDELARASHHAFLRVRDLLDDRGRRGFVRRCHGDLHLGNIVLIDNQPTLFDAIEFDPEMASIDVFYDLGFTLMDLLHHEQQSAANVILNRYLVTTEPENDEALGALPLFMSIRAAIRAQVQLAKLARPHADESVIIEDARLYFRLAQALINPPAPRLIAVGGLSGTGKSLLARMLAPLVPPRPGAVVLRSDVVRKQLFGVNETDRLPQSAYQPDVTARVYDALAERARRILAQGHSVIVDAVFAQQSERNEMATLAWACNVPLSGLFLVADLATRQARIGSRRDDASDATREVAELQERYNIGDLDWRIVDASGTPEQTRDRCRIGMAGDR; this is translated from the coding sequence ATGACGACCTCTCACAAAGACACGTCGACCCAGGAGCGGATCTTCGCATTCCTGACCGATCCGACGACGCATCCCGGCGTCACGCGGATCGATACGCATGCTGCTTCGGTTTTTCTCGACGGCAACCGCGCATTGAAGATCAAGCGGGCGGTCCGCTTTCCCTTCCTCGACTATTCGACGCTGGAGAAGAGAAAGGCGGCCTGCGAGGAGGAAATCAGGATCAACCAGCCCTTGGCGCCGCAGATCTACCGGGGCGTGGTGGCGATCACGGAGGAGCGTGACGGCTCGCTGAGGATTGGAGGAGAAGGCCCGGCAATCGAGTTCGCCGTGGACATGACCCGCTTCGACGAAAGCCGGACGCTGGATCATCTGGCAAAGGCGGGCCCGCTGGATGTGCAGCTCGCCACGGGCATCGCCGATGCGATCGCGGCCTCGCACGCGGTCGCAGCGCGCCTCGAGGCACCACGCTGGATTGGAACCATCCCGGCGCTCATCGACGGAAATAGCGCGGGTCTGCGGCGCGGCGGCCATGTCTCGACGACCGAGATCGACGAGTTGGCACGGGCTTCACACCACGCATTCCTGCGCGTTCGGGACCTGCTAGACGATCGCGGACGCCGGGGTTTCGTGCGACGCTGCCACGGCGATCTGCATCTGGGAAACATCGTGCTGATCGACAACCAGCCAACTCTGTTCGATGCCATCGAGTTCGATCCGGAGATGGCTTCGATCGACGTGTTCTATGATCTCGGATTCACGCTGATGGACCTGCTGCATCATGAGCAGCAGTCGGCCGCAAATGTGATCCTCAATCGCTACCTCGTCACCACCGAGCCCGAAAACGACGAGGCGCTCGGCGCGCTTCCCCTGTTCATGTCCATCCGCGCGGCGATCCGCGCCCAGGTGCAGCTCGCGAAGCTGGCGCGGCCGCACGCTGATGAGAGCGTGATCATCGAAGATGCGCGCCTCTATTTTCGACTGGCCCAGGCGCTGATCAATCCGCCGGCTCCCCGCTTGATCGCGGTCGGCGGCCTTTCGGGGACCGGAAAATCGCTGCTCGCGCGCATGCTCGCGCCCCTCGTCCCGCCACGGCCGGGAGCCGTCGTGCTGCGCAGCGACGTTGTTCGAAAACAACTGTTCGGGGTCAACGAAACAGACCGGCTGCCGCAATCCGCCTATCAGCCCGATGTTACCGCGCGGGTCTATGATGCCCTGGCCGAGCGCGCGCGGCGCATTCTGGCGCAGGGACATTCGGTCATCGTCGATGCGGTCTTTGCGCAGCAATCCGAGCGGAACGAGATGGCCACATTGGCGTGGGCGTGCAACGTCCCTCTGAGCGGGCTCTTCCTGGTTGCGGACCTGGCAACGCGCCAGGCGCGTATCGGCAGCCGGCGGGACGATGCGTCCGATGCAACGCGAGAGGTTGCCGAGCTTCAGGAGCGCTATAATATCGGCGATCTGGACTGGAGAATCGTCGACGCCTCAGGGACACCAGAGCAGACACGCGACCGTTGCCGGATCGGGATGGCGGGGGACAGGTAA
- a CDS encoding zinc-dependent alcohol dehydrogenase family protein translates to MRAMVLPGPRARFRMDERPDPIPGDGQIRVKVSACGVCRTDLHVVDGELPDIRYPIVPGHEIVGRVDLIGPNVTTHRLGDRVGIPWLGYTCGTCRFCREGMENLCDHPLFTGCTRDGGYATHAIADARYAFPLGEDGDDVAIAPLLCAGLIGWRSLVMAGHAERLGIYGFGAAGHIVAQVAAWQGRSVYGFTRRGDIAAQNFARKLGAVWAGASDELPDAPLDAAIIYAPAGELVPAALRAVRKGGRVVCAGIHMSDIPSFPYSLLWEERQLLSVANLTRQDGLDFLKIAPQAGVWTETTVFALSEANEVLDRLRSGQILGAAVLRP, encoded by the coding sequence ATGCGTGCGATGGTGCTGCCCGGCCCGCGAGCGCGGTTCCGGATGGATGAGCGGCCCGACCCGATTCCCGGCGACGGCCAGATCCGGGTGAAGGTCAGCGCCTGCGGCGTATGCCGTACCGACCTTCATGTGGTTGACGGCGAATTGCCAGACATCCGCTATCCGATCGTCCCCGGCCATGAGATCGTCGGCCGCGTCGATCTCATCGGGCCCAATGTGACGACGCATCGGCTGGGGGATCGCGTCGGCATCCCCTGGCTCGGCTATACCTGCGGCACCTGCCGGTTCTGCCGCGAAGGCATGGAAAATCTCTGCGACCATCCATTGTTCACCGGCTGCACCCGCGACGGCGGCTATGCGACGCATGCCATTGCCGATGCACGCTATGCATTTCCGCTTGGCGAGGATGGCGACGACGTGGCGATTGCGCCGCTGCTGTGCGCGGGCCTGATCGGCTGGCGTTCGCTGGTGATGGCAGGACACGCGGAAAGGCTCGGAATCTATGGCTTCGGAGCCGCGGGCCACATCGTCGCCCAGGTCGCGGCATGGCAGGGGCGATCGGTCTATGGGTTTACGCGCCGCGGCGACATCGCGGCGCAGAATTTTGCGCGCAAGCTCGGCGCCGTCTGGGCAGGCGCATCGGACGAGCTACCTGACGCACCGCTCGACGCCGCGATCATCTACGCGCCTGCCGGCGAGCTCGTGCCGGCCGCCTTGCGCGCGGTCCGCAAAGGCGGCCGCGTGGTCTGCGCCGGGATTCACATGAGCGACATTCCGAGCTTTCCCTACAGCCTGCTCTGGGAGGAACGGCAGCTGCTTTCCGTCGCCAACTTGACCCGTCAGGATGGATTGGATTTTCTGAAAATTGCGCCGCAGGCCGGCGTCTGGACCGAGACAACCGTCTTTGCGCTGAGCGAGGCCAACGAGGTTCTGGACAGGTTGCGGAGCGGGCAGATCCTGGGAGCGGCCGTGCTGCGGCCTTGA
- a CDS encoding universal stress protein — MPIKDVFLPLVGEPSKPALAAIETCVAAAADLGAKITAFAVEEDILVRPKVVISSDLDNSAQAQAVRSVTRAQDLLNAFRTAASRLGIRADSQLHKLQAEAIASAVAERARYSDLTLVPVKANDSRSERLIEQLIFESGRPLLLCPEAHADKLRVEFENVMIAWDHSARAARAVGDALPILQAAASVRIVTVTDEQTDDVMRSGAGLVDHLREHGVPASFEPVRIDGSSIGKVLGSWAGEHAIDAIVMGAYQHSRLNEIVWGGVTKTVIGEPPCWVMMSH, encoded by the coding sequence ATGCCCATCAAGGACGTCTTTCTGCCGCTTGTTGGTGAGCCGAGCAAGCCGGCACTGGCCGCGATCGAGACATGCGTGGCGGCAGCCGCCGATCTCGGTGCGAAGATCACCGCGTTCGCCGTGGAGGAGGATATTCTCGTCCGGCCAAAAGTGGTGATCTCGTCCGATCTGGACAATTCAGCGCAGGCTCAGGCCGTGCGCAGTGTGACGAGGGCGCAGGATCTCCTGAATGCGTTCAGGACGGCCGCATCCCGCTTGGGCATTCGGGCTGACAGCCAGTTGCACAAACTTCAGGCGGAGGCGATTGCGTCGGCGGTCGCGGAGCGCGCGCGTTACAGCGATCTCACGCTGGTCCCGGTCAAGGCCAACGACAGCCGTTCGGAACGCCTGATCGAGCAGTTGATTTTCGAATCCGGGCGGCCTCTTTTGCTCTGTCCCGAAGCCCATGCCGACAAGCTGCGGGTTGAATTCGAGAACGTCATGATCGCGTGGGACCATTCTGCGCGCGCGGCGCGGGCGGTGGGCGATGCGCTGCCGATCCTGCAGGCGGCGGCCTCGGTTCGGATCGTCACCGTCACGGACGAACAGACCGATGACGTCATGAGATCCGGGGCCGGTCTCGTCGACCATCTCAGGGAGCACGGGGTGCCTGCGTCCTTTGAACCCGTCAGGATCGACGGCAGCTCGATCGGCAAGGTGCTCGGGAGCTGGGCAGGTGAGCACGCCATCGATGCGATCGTCATGGGAGCCTATCAGCATTCCCGCCTGAACGAGATCGTCTGGGGCGGCGTGACCAAGACCGTCATCGGCGAGCCACCCTGTTGGGTTATGATGTCGCACTGA
- a CDS encoding bifunctional acetate--CoA ligase family protein/GNAT family N-acetyltransferase, with the protein MSTYRLKNLLSPRSVALVGASPRHVSVGRAVLENIRKARFAGELGLVNARYAEIAGVPAVDSLDKLPFVPELVVITAPASEVPGIIEQAGRRGSAGALIVSAGLGHGPGSLEEAALVAAQRHGMRLIGPNCLGIMMPGVSLNASFSAHMPGAGSLALISQSGAIAAGMVDWAAQRGVGFSGIVSIGDQRDVDIADLLDYFALDHKTRAILLYIEAIKDARKFMSAARAAARVKPVVVVKSGRMAQGARAAATHTGALAGADAVYDAAFRRAGMLRVSDLRELFDCAETLGRVESPNGKRLAILTNGGGIGVLAVDRLVELGGIPAPMMPETRQNLDAVLPPTWSGANPVDIVGDADAARYAAALEVLLADPGNDAVLVLNVQTAIASASDIATTVTELVRKYREQHRSWAKPVLAAWVGADQTIVETLSSAGIPNYPTEDDAVRGFMHLVRHRELVEELTQVPPAMPDAFAPDVEAARQIVRTAIADGRKWLEPVEIKRLLEAYDIAMVPTYAAVDVEQAVVYAREMFAQGATVVLKILSRDIVHKSDVGGVVLNLTTPEAVRTAAADILARARKLRPEARISGVIVQAMVVKAKARELILGLADDPTFGTVVVFGRGGTAVEIINDKALALPPLDLQLARDLIELTRVSRLLRAYRDVPAVKQDAVAMVLVKLAQISADIPEIRELDINPLLADETGVTAVDARVAVGAPQRKFAGSGPGNFAVRAYPSQWERHLELKEGWRIFVRPMRPEDEPTIHEFLRHVTPHDLRLRFFAPMKEFTHQFIARLTQLDYARAMAFIAFDEATGDMVGVVRIHSDSIYENGEYAILLRSDLKGRGLGWVLMQLIIEYARSEGLKVISGDVLQENIVMLDMCRQLGFEVKPDPVEPDICDVRLKL; encoded by the coding sequence ATGTCGACCTATCGTCTGAAGAATTTGCTGTCGCCCAGATCGGTGGCGCTCGTCGGAGCCAGCCCGCGCCACGTGTCGGTGGGGCGCGCGGTTCTGGAAAACATCCGCAAGGCCCGCTTTGCGGGCGAACTGGGGCTGGTGAACGCGCGCTATGCCGAGATCGCCGGCGTTCCCGCAGTGGACAGTCTCGACAAGCTGCCATTCGTGCCGGAGCTGGTTGTCATCACCGCGCCGGCGAGCGAGGTCCCCGGCATCATCGAGCAGGCCGGTCGCCGCGGCTCGGCGGGCGCGCTGATCGTGAGCGCGGGCCTCGGGCATGGGCCGGGATCCCTTGAAGAGGCGGCGCTCGTCGCGGCGCAGAGACACGGCATGCGGCTGATCGGTCCCAATTGCCTGGGGATCATGATGCCCGGCGTGAGCCTGAACGCGAGCTTCTCCGCGCATATGCCCGGCGCAGGCAGCCTGGCGCTGATCTCGCAGTCCGGCGCGATCGCCGCCGGCATGGTGGATTGGGCGGCGCAGCGTGGTGTCGGCTTCTCCGGGATCGTCTCGATCGGCGACCAGCGCGACGTGGATATCGCCGATCTCCTCGACTACTTCGCGCTCGACCACAAGACGCGCGCGATCCTGCTCTATATCGAGGCTATCAAGGACGCACGGAAATTCATGTCGGCGGCACGCGCTGCGGCGCGGGTCAAGCCGGTGGTCGTCGTGAAGTCCGGCCGCATGGCGCAAGGCGCGCGCGCGGCTGCGACGCATACCGGCGCTCTCGCCGGTGCCGATGCGGTTTACGACGCGGCGTTCCGCCGCGCCGGCATGCTGCGTGTATCGGACCTGCGCGAGCTGTTCGACTGTGCGGAGACGCTCGGCCGCGTCGAATCGCCGAACGGAAAGCGGCTCGCCATTCTCACCAATGGCGGCGGTATCGGCGTTCTCGCGGTCGATCGCCTCGTCGAGCTCGGCGGCATTCCCGCACCCATGATGCCGGAGACGCGGCAGAACCTCGATGCGGTGCTGCCGCCGACCTGGTCTGGTGCAAATCCTGTCGATATCGTCGGCGATGCCGACGCCGCGCGCTATGCGGCTGCGCTTGAAGTTCTGCTCGCCGATCCCGGCAACGACGCCGTGCTGGTGCTCAACGTCCAGACCGCGATCGCGTCCGCGTCCGATATTGCGACGACGGTGACTGAACTCGTCAGGAAATACCGCGAGCAGCATCGCAGCTGGGCGAAACCCGTGCTCGCCGCCTGGGTCGGCGCCGACCAGACAATCGTCGAGACGCTCTCAAGTGCGGGCATCCCGAACTACCCGACAGAAGACGATGCGGTGCGCGGCTTCATGCACCTGGTGCGACATCGCGAGCTCGTCGAGGAGCTCACGCAGGTGCCGCCCGCGATGCCCGACGCGTTTGCGCCCGACGTTGAAGCCGCCAGACAGATCGTGAGGACGGCCATTGCCGACGGCCGCAAATGGCTCGAGCCGGTCGAGATCAAGCGGCTGCTCGAGGCCTACGATATCGCCATGGTGCCGACCTACGCGGCCGTCGATGTCGAGCAGGCGGTCGTTTATGCCAGGGAGATGTTTGCGCAAGGCGCAACCGTCGTGCTCAAGATCCTGTCACGCGACATCGTGCACAAGTCCGACGTTGGCGGCGTCGTCCTCAACCTGACCACGCCCGAAGCCGTGCGCACGGCTGCTGCCGACATTCTGGCCCGGGCGAGGAAGCTGCGGCCCGAGGCGCGCATTTCCGGCGTCATCGTGCAGGCCATGGTCGTGAAGGCGAAGGCGCGTGAGCTCATCCTCGGTCTTGCCGACGACCCGACCTTCGGCACGGTCGTGGTCTTCGGGCGGGGCGGTACCGCGGTCGAGATCATCAATGACAAGGCGCTGGCGCTGCCGCCGCTCGACCTGCAGCTCGCCCGCGATCTGATCGAGCTCACCCGCGTCTCGCGCCTGTTGCGCGCCTATCGCGACGTGCCGGCGGTCAAGCAGGACGCCGTCGCGATGGTGCTGGTCAAGCTCGCCCAGATCTCCGCTGACATTCCCGAGATCCGGGAGTTGGACATCAATCCGCTGCTTGCCGACGAGACCGGGGTGACGGCGGTCGATGCGCGCGTCGCGGTCGGGGCGCCGCAGCGAAAGTTCGCTGGCTCAGGGCCCGGCAATTTTGCCGTCCGCGCCTATCCGTCGCAATGGGAGCGTCACCTCGAGCTTAAGGAGGGCTGGCGCATCTTCGTGAGGCCGATGCGTCCCGAGGACGAGCCGACCATTCACGAATTCCTGCGGCACGTGACGCCGCATGATTTGCGCCTGCGCTTCTTCGCACCGATGAAGGAGTTCACCCATCAGTTCATCGCGCGCCTGACCCAGCTCGACTATGCCCGCGCGATGGCCTTCATCGCCTTCGACGAGGCGACCGGCGACATGGTCGGCGTGGTCCGCATCCATTCGGACTCGATCTATGAGAACGGCGAGTACGCTATTCTGTTGCGGTCCGATCTGAAGGGCAGGGGACTCGGATGGGTCCTGATGCAGCTGATCATCGAATATGCGAGGTCGGAAGGACTGAAGGTCATATCGGGCGATGTGCTGCAGGAGAACATCGTGATGCTCGACATGTGCCGGCAGCTCGGCTTCGAGGTGAAGCCCGACCCGGTCGAGCCTGATATCTGCGACGTACGGCTGAAACTCTAA
- a CDS encoding ABC transporter permease, which translates to MNAEPLLAAMPSGDVLELRPAGPWTAANVSKLESLSQSVKADVERSKAVKLDMSGVSELDTLGAWLLEKLSRRSPSTGSPAEFVGVADNYSGLMDEVRQVNRNNPAPVPIPNPALLRLNDLGKATVGAREDIAIFLQMLGALFMALIGVVLRPRSLRLTSLVYQLYRIGWQAIPIIMLITFLIGAIIAQQGFFHFRRFGAESYTVDMVGILVLRELGVLIVAIMVAGRSGSAYTAELGSMKMREEIDALSTMGLDPVDVLILPRVMALVIALPILAFIGSIAALYGGGLVAQFYGDMGPAIYLARLHEAISVTHFKVGILKAPFMALVIGIVACSEGLRVKGSAESLGKQTTTSVVKSIFLVIVLDGLFAIFFASIGM; encoded by the coding sequence TTGAACGCTGAACCTCTGTTGGCGGCGATGCCGTCCGGCGACGTGCTCGAGCTGCGGCCGGCCGGGCCGTGGACTGCAGCCAATGTCTCGAAGCTCGAATCGCTGTCGCAATCGGTGAAGGCCGATGTCGAGCGGTCGAAGGCCGTGAAGCTGGACATGAGCGGGGTGAGCGAACTCGACACGCTCGGCGCGTGGCTGCTGGAGAAACTATCCCGCCGCAGCCCGTCGACGGGCAGCCCGGCTGAGTTCGTCGGCGTTGCCGACAATTATAGCGGCCTCATGGACGAGGTTCGTCAGGTCAATCGCAACAACCCCGCGCCCGTGCCGATACCCAACCCGGCCTTGCTGCGGCTGAACGATCTCGGCAAGGCGACGGTCGGCGCGCGGGAAGATATCGCGATCTTCCTGCAAATGCTGGGCGCTCTGTTCATGGCCTTGATCGGCGTCGTGCTGAGGCCGCGATCGTTGCGGCTGACCTCGCTGGTCTATCAGCTCTACCGCATCGGCTGGCAGGCGATCCCGATCATCATGCTCATCACCTTCCTGATCGGCGCGATCATCGCGCAGCAGGGCTTTTTTCATTTCCGCAGGTTCGGCGCCGAGTCATATACCGTCGACATGGTCGGCATTCTGGTGCTGCGCGAGCTCGGCGTCCTGATCGTCGCCATCATGGTCGCCGGGCGCTCGGGCAGCGCCTATACCGCCGAGCTAGGTTCGATGAAGATGCGCGAGGAGATCGATGCGCTCTCGACCATGGGGCTCGATCCGGTTGACGTGCTGATCCTGCCGCGCGTGATGGCGCTGGTCATTGCGCTCCCCATCCTGGCCTTCATCGGATCGATTGCCGCGCTCTATGGCGGCGGCCTGGTCGCGCAGTTCTACGGCGACATGGGGCCGGCGATCTATCTCGCGCGGCTGCACGAGGCGATCTCGGTCACCCATTTCAAGGTCGGCATCCTCAAGGCGCCGTTCATGGCGCTGGTGATCGGCATCGTCGCCTGCAGCGAGGGATTGCGCGTGAAGGGCAGTGCCGAGTCGCTGGGCAAGCAGACGACGACGTCGGTGGTGAAGTCGATCTTTCTCGTTATCGTGCTTGACGGCCTATTTGCGATCTTCTTTGCCTCGATCGGAATGTGA
- a CDS encoding ABC transporter ATP-binding protein translates to MADASQEFAIRVRDLVVGFGRQIVLDHLSLDVRRGEILGLVGASGGGKSVLMRTIIGLIPRRSGEIDVMGQPIGATHDRGTQSVASQWGILFQQGALFSSLTVRQNIQFPLRENLVLSQELMDEIATAKLEMVGLRPQDGDKYPAELSGGMTKRVALARALALDPPILFLDEPTSGLDPIAAGDFDALIKTLQKTLGLTVFMVTHDLASLTTVCDRVAALADGRIVAIGPMRELLQSEHPWVRAYFHGKRSQMLQPQMR, encoded by the coding sequence ATGGCTGATGCTTCTCAGGAGTTCGCGATCCGCGTCCGCGATCTCGTGGTCGGCTTCGGCCGCCAGATCGTGCTCGATCATCTGTCGCTCGACGTCCGCCGCGGCGAGATCCTCGGGTTGGTCGGAGCATCCGGTGGCGGCAAGTCAGTTCTCATGCGCACCATCATCGGCCTGATCCCACGTCGGAGCGGTGAGATCGACGTGATGGGCCAGCCGATCGGTGCGACGCACGACCGAGGCACCCAGAGCGTCGCGAGCCAATGGGGCATTCTGTTTCAGCAGGGTGCGCTGTTCTCATCGCTGACGGTGCGGCAGAACATCCAGTTTCCGCTCCGCGAAAATCTCGTCCTGTCGCAGGAGTTGATGGACGAGATCGCAACCGCAAAGCTCGAGATGGTGGGATTGCGGCCGCAGGACGGCGACAAATATCCGGCAGAACTGTCCGGCGGCATGACCAAGCGCGTGGCGCTGGCGCGTGCGCTGGCACTCGACCCGCCGATCCTGTTCCTGGACGAGCCGACCTCCGGCCTCGACCCGATCGCGGCCGGCGATTTCGACGCTTTGATCAAGACCTTGCAGAAGACCTTGGGGCTCACCGTGTTCATGGTTACCCATGATCTCGCCAGTCTCACGACCGTGTGCGATCGCGTCGCGGCGCTTGCAGACGGGAGGATCGTGGCGATCGGGCCGATGCGCGAGCTGCTTCAATCCGAGCATCCCTGGGTGCGAGCCTATTTCCACGGCAAGCGCTCCCAGATGCTGCAACCCCAGATGAGATGA
- a CDS encoding MlaD family protein translates to METRAPYVLIGAFVMAAILAVFGFIYWLNNTGGIGPRTSYHVQFQGPVPGLLVGAGVLFNGIRVGEVTALALAPDNPRFVNATISVASVTPVRADTKVGLDFQGLTGVPVVALEGGMMVAKQGEMPVLIADAGAGQSMTQAARDALRRVDSVLEENFGPLKDTIANFKTFSDGLARNTGKLDGIVAGLEKMTGGGAPTQKITYDLRAPQNLGAVGKTLSEALAIPEPTAVAMLQTQRMLFSPTGDYPGFAEFLWADSIPKLLQARLIDSFENYDIAHAPLRTSDVGQADHQLLIDVRRFRISTDGDPVAEISLTARIVDKSGKVIASRLLEANENLDKVEPAAAVEAFNAAFARIAKELIGWTVQSV, encoded by the coding sequence ATGGAAACCCGCGCTCCCTACGTCCTGATCGGCGCCTTCGTGATGGCTGCGATTCTCGCGGTCTTCGGTTTTATCTACTGGCTGAACAACACCGGCGGCATTGGGCCGCGCACCAGCTACCACGTGCAATTCCAGGGTCCGGTGCCCGGCCTTCTGGTCGGCGCCGGCGTGCTGTTCAACGGCATCCGTGTCGGCGAGGTCACGGCGCTTGCGCTGGCGCCGGACAATCCGCGCTTCGTCAATGCGACGATCTCGGTGGCCTCCGTCACGCCGGTGCGCGCCGACACCAAGGTCGGGCTCGATTTCCAGGGCCTGACCGGCGTGCCGGTGGTGGCGCTGGAAGGCGGCATGATGGTCGCAAAGCAGGGCGAGATGCCGGTGCTGATCGCCGACGCCGGTGCCGGACAGAGCATGACGCAGGCGGCGCGCGATGCTCTGCGCCGCGTGGATTCGGTGCTGGAAGAGAACTTCGGTCCACTCAAGGATACGATCGCCAATTTCAAGACCTTCTCGGACGGGCTTGCACGCAACACGGGCAAGCTCGACGGCATTGTCGCAGGATTGGAGAAGATGACAGGCGGTGGTGCTCCCACCCAGAAGATCACCTATGATCTTCGCGCGCCGCAGAACCTCGGCGCCGTAGGCAAGACCCTGTCGGAAGCGCTGGCAATCCCGGAACCGACCGCGGTCGCGATGTTGCAGACACAGCGGATGCTGTTCTCACCGACCGGCGACTATCCCGGCTTTGCCGAGTTCCTGTGGGCCGACAGCATTCCCAAGCTGCTGCAGGCAAGACTCATTGACAGTTTCGAGAACTATGACATTGCCCACGCCCCGTTGCGAACGAGCGATGTCGGTCAGGCGGACCATCAGCTCCTGATCGACGTCAGGCGCTTCCGGATCTCGACCGACGGCGATCCGGTCGCGGAGATCAGCCTCACGGCCAGGATCGTCGACAAGAGCGGCAAGGTGATCGCCTCGCGTCTTCTGGAGGCGAACGAAAATCTCGACAAGGTCGAGCCGGCGGCCGCGGTCGAGGCCTTCAATGCCGCCTTCGCGCGGATCGCCAAGGAGCTGATCGGCTGGACCGTGCAGTCGGTCTAG
- a CDS encoding cytochrome c encodes MLQVTLRQILIALLLATPAVAASKPEQRGEAYARANCARCHAIDRRSESPLKIAPPFRTLHQRYPIETLGEALAEGIYTGHADMPAFELDPDQIHDLLSYLKTLE; translated from the coding sequence ATGCTGCAAGTCACGCTTCGTCAGATCCTGATCGCGCTTCTCCTGGCCACACCGGCAGTCGCCGCCTCCAAGCCCGAGCAACGCGGCGAAGCCTACGCGCGCGCCAATTGCGCGCGGTGCCATGCCATCGACCGCAGGTCGGAAAGCCCGCTGAAGATCGCCCCGCCGTTCCGGACGTTGCATCAACGCTACCCGATCGAGACGCTCGGAGAAGCGCTCGCGGAGGGCATCTATACCGGCCACGCCGACATGCCTGCCTTCGAGCTCGATCCGGACCAGATCCACGATCTCCTGTCTTATCTGAAGACCCTGGAATAG